DNA sequence from the Podospora pseudocomata strain CBS 415.72m chromosome 2 map unlocalized CBS415.72m_2.2, whole genome shotgun sequence genome:
AGTTTGCCTCCCAAAATCGAggtgcccctccacccaccgATTTGCGGCCTGTATCGGCGCTTGCTTTATCAGCAGCCAGCAACCCCCATGCCAGTTGCTCATATCGGGTGAGCTGCTCAATGACTTTGCTCAAGGCAATCCTTCTAACTTACATGTATTGCAGGCACGGTGAGTAAGAATTTGTCTTGATTGGAATGCGCGTCAATGTAAAAACCTACCATTTGACTCGGCCATGGCGTACGGTAACTCACCTTACCCAGCTTAGACCCAAGATTCGCTGAGACTGGTCCGTGCTCACGGCCCGGCGGCAAGCTCCAACGACACTGGATACATGCATCTATCCCACGCTCGACAAACGTATGGTTTCTGTGTGCAAGTAAATACCTCGCACGTAAACCAAAGCCCTTCGAGATGAGTCGTTTGTGACTCTGAGCCATATAGCCATGACACCACCATTCTCCCTCGTGGCCAAACCCTCGCTCGGCTGCATGCGTAAAGAGCTCCCGCTGTTCAGACAAACTCATGACACAAGCGGTCTGCATCTCCGTCTGATAGCCTCCTCGATCATGTGCGATAACTATCACAAGCGTGAAGCATAGCGGTATATGGTGTCAACATGCCCCTGTCCATAGTCCTCTGGAACAAGTATATAGTCGTGCACTACCCCCCAAAGCTTGGTTGGCTCCTCTCCAGGAACTTTGCAGCAGAGATTCAAATCTAAGCTCACAAAATGTTGCCTATCGTCACCTACCTCGTCAGCATGCTGGAACTGATCAGCACCGTGTACAGCACCCCCGCGGTTGTCGACAACTCACTCTCCCTTCACAACACCTCATTCCTCGCTGCTTATGACGACACGGGGTATATCCTGGAATGGATCTGCGATCATGATACCTCGCCAGCCCACCAAAACTCCATCCGGGACGGAATTGATTACCTACGTTCGTTGCCAGAGACACCCAGACCACGGACGACGCAAAAGGTTGTGGTCGCGTAAGCTGCTCTTGGAGAAGCGCAATTACTTGGTGTAACGAGGTAGGTTCAAACCGCCAGAGAGTCATCCTCGGGGACCTTCTACATTCTACCGacatccaaccaccacagaaCTTCAACACTGGTATCGAGACTACGTGGGAGCACATTGCCGCAGGTGCCGAGAGTCTGCTCACGAAGTGCTTTTACAATAACGGCCACGGGGTGAATGCAGTGGCGCGTTATAGCACAAACTGGTTTGTGAAAGTTTGGGTCAACGACTGTTGATGGCGGGTCGTTGAAGTCAGTCGTGGCGAGGGAGCATAAAAGGTTTGTCGTAAATTTGCGACTCAATATACCCGCACCGGTTGCCGGGCTGCGTTCTTGAGTATGGCAAACAAATGATGTGATATAGATGTCGGCCGTGAAGTTGTAAAGAGAGATGACCAATAAAGTGCCCTTTCTACGGTTGCTGTGGCCCAAACCAAAATAACCCGTCCTCCGGCCATTGTCTCCGAATCTCGGCCGCAACATTTGTGTTCAAGTTGCTGCTCTTCCGTGAACAATGATGTAGTCTTCATTTGCTTTGATATCTTGCTTCTCTCGGCCGAAGGGCCCATGCTTATCGAACGTCTGTTCGTCAAGGAGCAACAAGATTCCCGCCCGATGTCTTCTCCGTGGttcagcagcggcagctgTCAAAggtggcagcagcgggaTGCTCCTGCCAGCCGTGCCCCTAACCAGTATCTATATCCATGGTTTCCCCCAGCTCTCggtccttcccctcctttccaAACCATCAAACACACACTCACCATTTGCACAATGATatccatcctcgccatcgtcgccAGCGCGCTGGCCTTCTCAAGCGTGGCCTACAGCGCCCCCGCTGAACTCGCCCCCTCCAATGGCACCGCCACGGTCTCAAACTACACTGTATACTACGAGTGTAACCCATCCAACCTGAAGTGGGCCGAAATCAAGAACATCCAGATCGGCCGCGATTATCTAAACGGGCTCCCGGGCAAGGCTAAAATCGCCGGAGGCAAGCACTGCGACCGCGTCAGCTGCTCGTATAACTCGGCCATTTTCTACTGCAACGACGTGGGTGATCCTGTTGTTTTCGGTTTATTGCTTCTCTTCAAAGCTGGCGCTGATTGTGACAGGATGATAACGAGAAGGAGGTCGAGTGGGAGAGGCTCGCCGAATTCACCTCACTGCTTCTTGACAAGTGTGGTGATAAGAGCGTGGTGAAGGGCAGGGTGTTCGACAGGCCTAACTGGCATACTGAGGTTCAGGGTGAAGCTTGCTAAGGGTGGCTGGGTGAAGTGGTTGGGTGTTAAGTAACACAGGGACGAGCATAGAGTTGTAGTTTCGCGCGGAGCCGCAACTGAATGCATTTGCGCTGGTTTAGCACGGTTTCTTCAGAGTTGTATTTTATTACAAGAACTGTGATTGTCCATTTCGTGTCGTGGTTTCTTCCACATCGAGTATTACCAACTTCCCTGGTGTCCAGGGAGCAGCGGACGGAATCGGCGTCTCATACTGACTCCGGATATATTCCAGTATCCGACTATCGGCTCATGGAGTGACAGACGTCGAGTTACTAGCTCAACTTTCTCGTTACCTTCTATAAATTTCTCCCTATTGTAGAAGAAACTGTCGAAGTTTCGCCCGAAATAATCTCCAAAGCCAGGCCCCCACTTCAGGTCTTCTCATGGAGCAGGTCATCATCCTTTCCTTGATTCACTTGAACACGGTCTCTGTGAGATACCACATCTAGGAGTCGGCCGTAAACCATGCAAGTGAAAACGATCAGTTGTCTACCACCTTGGAAGAGCAATCACAACGACAGTATAGGGCATGAACAGCACAAGAAGTGGGGCCAGAAGTTGACGGAGGGCAGTGAATGATAGCAACTGTCTACCTTGATCCTTGTATTCTGTATATATACCTAAATCACAAGTAAGTTGACGaactcttctccttctctacacgccacccaacccaaccgacTTACAGTTGCTTCCAACACACAGCTTACACCATATTGGCTGTTCTCACCCTTATCACCAGCATGCTGGCCGTGACCTACAGCGTCCCGTCTTTCCACGACATCACCTCTCTCCACAACAGCACCTCGCTCCACAACAGCACTTCCTTGGACAACAGTTCGGCTCCGACTTGTGGCAACAACGATATCGATCCCAAGAGCTCAAGATATTATACATGCAAAATGGAGGGCAACGGAGCCCCGATCAACGAGATCGGCCACGGACTCGAATACCTCTATGACCTGCAGCCCAGCCTAGCGAGGATTGGCGAGGGCAGACACTGCGACCACGTCAGCTGCGAGTGGGGGTCGGCCATCTTTTTCTGCAATGATGATGTAGGTTCATGTTGCGAATGGCCAGGTTGACGTTGTTGAGATCTGTTGCTGATATGAGTTTATCATAGACGAACCGCGTCAAGGTAGTTGAATGGCCTCAGATTGCCGATGCCGCTTCGCTCCTCATCGACACATGCAGGGATACTTCTGAGGTGACTGTGAAGGGCAAGGTGTATTTCACGAAGTAACTGGcatgttgaggttgtcggAAGTGTCAGTAATTGCtgaatgggttggttgggattCACGATGCTGGAGCAGGTGTGGTTTAAGGTTGAGGATGTGGCTCATAATACATGGGCACTGGTTACTGGATTGTTCTTCTGTCTTTGTCTGCTCTGCTGTAGTGATGCTCAGTAAATGTGATAACGATCAAGGGGGCCCCACTATAAAAGTATAAGCCAGGGGCGGCCCACTCCCAAGGGAGGGTCCGTGTCGACGCGCCAACATGATCCGGGCTGTCCCAAGAATCTTGACGGCGCCGCATTTGGTCGACCCCAAAGCGAACCTGGTTTCTGGGTCAGATAACTTGTCATATCATTCCCAGTTTTTGTCCTCGAGCATTCTTGTTGCAGTATCTTCACAATTGGGCCATCAACGGTTCTCAGAATGTCAGACTGATCATGACAGTGGCCGCCAATCAGCATGGACGATCCATGGCGCTCACCATGGACTGCGACCGAGGTCGATCCCGACAAAGACCACAaacttccctctccctctctctccaaaTCCGACCtcgctcctccaccacgcgCGCTTCTCTCGGGCACCAGCTCTCCACGACTCTCGGCGGCAGTCGAATCTTCGCCATGGGGCGATGACGGGGATGGCCTCGGGGACTGGGCCGGCGCTTCGACACCGGCGGCCGATGCCTCGTCGGTTCATTCTGGATGGGGCGGTGGGTGGGCAACGAGTCCGAATCTTGCGGCCGTTCGACGAGACGATGATTCTGGCAGGTTAAGCCCAATCGCGTGGCCTGGCAACATTGCGACGCCAAAACCAGCAAACGGCTCCGCCTTTCGACAACCCTCGCCCGATCCCTGGGCAACCGAGTCTTCGTTCGACAAACCGCCAACGGAAATCGACGCACCCCAAGTAATCGTCGATCTTGCCTCTCCTCGAGCGACGCACTTTGAGACGCTGAAAGTCGCAACCGGTTTGGGGGCGATTGGCCTGGATGCTGGATGGGATAGTGCGTCGGTGGAAGAGAACAGAGAAGGACCAACTGAGGTCACGGATCCCCAGAATCATGAAGAAAAGCGAGCAGAGGATCCGGCACAGCTTCCGCGGCACAATGGCGAGTTACGCTCGTACACTCCGTCGAATGAAGGAACAGATCACGACGATgatcatcaagactcgcCCATAACATCCATCGACGAAGACCACAGAGGCCGTCAACGAGAACCGGCCCGGCCTGCTGGTAAGGTCCAGGAGCTGGTCGTCAAGTTCGATGGTCTTGCCAAGGCTAAGAGCCAGGAGAGCTTGCGTGTCCCTCGGCCGAAGAGCAGCGGCAGTGGCAGTGTGGGCAAACGGGATGCCTCGAGTGACAATGGTGATTTTGGTGACTTCGAGGATACAGAGGACGTCAAattccacccacccccagatCCCGTGGAACAACCCGTGGCACCTCAGAGTTCGGAAGACGCGGAACGACCTGtcacacctccctcatcgcaAGACGTAAAGTCACCACTcactcctccttcatcaaagTCAAAATGTGAAGACGAAACTCCCACAAAGCGATCTCCACAGGTAAAGTCCAGTGCCGTTGCTTCCCCCGAAGTTCCTATCAGACCGAAAATCATCCGTCCGACCTTTGAAGTCAATTTGGACCAAGTTGGTGAACTTTTCGGGTCGATGAAAGTTCCTGTTAAACTGCCCATCATCAGTATTGATGGTGAGATTCCGGAGCGTGTCATCACCGACAGCTTCAACGAGATATCTGAACGAAAGCTGTGGTACCGTTTGTCTCGGTTGGGATCGGCGCGGAGACACGATGCTGCAGATGAAGACAGCTACAGACGGATCACTTGGCCGACGTCCACAGTTCGTCAGGAAGTCATTACAATCGTCCGCCGGTGGATGGAAGAAGACTCCATTGCTGGCCGAGTGGCTCTTGGCGGAGGCATATCCAAGACTCAGAAGAATATGTTCGGCTGGGATTCCTCTGCCGAGCCTGTTGGTCTGGATGCTGTCTTTGGCAAGCGAAAACAGGAATCTAGGGCAGCTCCACCGCAGCCGATCCAGATCCCAGATTCCCTGGCGTCTTTTCTTGAACCACCAACTCCTACGACGTCTAGATCAGCCCATAGTGTCgcatcacccccaccagCTGTACAAAGCCCGCCGGTTGCTTCCTTCGGGTGGAGTGAGAGCCCTGCATTTGCTCCCACGCCAACTACAACCCTTGCACCACCCCCACGACCATCAACAGGCGGGAGCGCGCCTTCAGCCTTACCGTCAACAGCAGGTCATTCACGAACTGCCTCGCAGCCGGCAGTGTTCGGTGCTCCAACAGCATTTTCACCTGCGCCAATAGCCGAAGCAAACCATGACGAtggagaagacgatgatgaagactGGGGTGAAATGGTCTCTTCACCAGTTGAGTCAAAGCCGGCTGGATTCCAGAGCTTGGATGATGCCTTTGCGGCCCCAATTGCTCCTACTACCTCAGCATCTACACTATCAGACCCTGAAGCGGCTGGTGAAACTAGACCTTCTACGAGCGACCCATGGTCAACAATGGACTTTTCGATGTTTGACGCTCCAGCTCCGGCTTTGTCTCAGTCCAAGCCGCCAGCCGCTCTACCGACGCCTTCAGATACACCTCTCGCCTTCTCACCCATAGTTGTGACATTTCCGCTGTCTCTTTCAGAAACGCCCACACCTTCACCAACATTCACGCCACCAACACAaacttcaccacctccaccaaaggCACTTCTCAGCGCACGACCTTTTACACCATCAGTGCCATCGCGGCTGTCAGAGCATATGTCCGTGCCACCAGATCCTGTTCCCCCCATCCAGGATCCCATCCACGATCTGACTACGAGTGACGATGAGGTGGCTAAACAGATCATCGCAAACCTCCCCGACCTGTCATACATGTTGCGATGATACATTGAGAAGACGGCACTCCTTTGCAAATAAtaatgtatgtatgtacctAGGCATCAAGCCAACTGTGGCTGGTTCTGT
Encoded proteins:
- a CDS encoding uncharacterized protein (COG:S; EggNog:ENOG503PEV2); translated protein: MLPIVTYLVSMLELISTVYSTPAVVDNSLSLHNTSFLAAYDDTGYILEWICDHDTSPAHQNSIRDGIDYLRSLPETPRPRTTQKVVVAAITWCNENFNTGIETTWEHIAAGAESLLTKCFYNNGHGVNAVARYSTNWFVKVWVNDC
- a CDS encoding uncharacterized protein (COG:S; EggNog:ENOG503PEV2), whose translation is MLIERLFVKEQQDSRPMSSPWFSSGSCQRWQQRDAPASRAPNQYLYPWFPPALGPSPPFQTIKHTLTICTMISILAIVASALAFSSVAYSAPAELAPSNGTATVSNYTVYYECNPSNLKWAEIKNIQIGRDYLNGLPGKAKIAGGKHCDRVSCSYNSAIFYCNDDDNEKEVEWERLAEFTSLLLDKCGDKSVVKGRVFDRPNWHTEVQGEAC
- a CDS encoding uncharacterized protein (EggNog:ENOG503PR4V), with the translated sequence MLAVTYSVPSFHDITSLHNSTSLHNSTSLDNSSAPTCGNNDIDPKSSRYYTCKMEGNGAPINEIGHGLEYLYDLQPSLARIGEGRHCDHVSCEWGSAIFFCNDDTNRVKVVEWPQIADAASLLIDTCRDTSEVTVKGKVYFTK
- a CDS encoding uncharacterized protein (EggNog:ENOG503P503), encoding MDDPWRSPWTATEVDPDKDHKLPSPSLSKSDLAPPPRALLSGTSSPRLSAAVESSPWGDDGDGLGDWAGASTPAADASSVHSGWGGGWATSPNLAAVRRDDDSGRLSPIAWPGNIATPKPANGSAFRQPSPDPWATESSFDKPPTEIDAPQVIVDLASPRATHFETLKVATGLGAIGLDAGWDSASVEENREGPTEVTDPQNHEEKRAEDPAQLPRHNGELRSYTPSNEGTDHDDDHQDSPITSIDEDHRGRQREPARPAGKVQELVVKFDGLAKAKSQESLRVPRPKSSGSGSVGKRDASSDNGDFGDFEDTEDVKFHPPPDPVEQPVAPQSSEDAERPVTPPSSQDVKSPLTPPSSKSKCEDETPTKRSPQVKSSAVASPEVPIRPKIIRPTFEVNLDQVGELFGSMKVPVKLPIISIDGEIPERVITDSFNEISERKLWYRLSRLGSARRHDAADEDSYRRITWPTSTVRQEVITIVRRWMEEDSIAGRVALGGGISKTQKNMFGWDSSAEPVGLDAVFGKRKQESRAAPPQPIQIPDSLASFLEPPTPTTSRSAHSVASPPPAVQSPPVASFGWSESPAFAPTPTTTLAPPPRPSTGGSAPSALPSTAGHSRTASQPAVFGAPTAFSPAPIAEANHDDGEDDDEDWGEMVSSPVESKPAGFQSLDDAFAAPIAPTTSASTLSDPEAAGETRPSTSDPWSTMDFSMFDAPAPALSQSKPPAALPTPSDTPLAFSPIVVTFPLSLSETPTPSPTFTPPTQTSPPPPKALLSARPFTPSVPSRLSEHMSVPPDPVPPIQDPIHDLTTSDDEVAKQIIANLPDLAVPIPSARVLFLREISQFPIVR